The following nucleotide sequence is from Phycisphaera sp..
CTCTCGCGCGCTGCCTCGGCCTCGTCGGCGGCCTTCTGCTTCGCACGGTGGTAGAAGTACTCCACCAGCGTCGTGCCGTGGTGGGCCTCGATGTAGTGGTGCAGCGAGCGCGGTAAGCCGAACTCGCGCGCCAGCTCCAGCCCATCCTTCACGTGGCCCACGATGACCAGCAGGCTCATGGCCGGGCTCAGCTTGTCGTGCTTGTTGGGCCCGCCGGCCTGATTCTCCACGAAGTACTCGGGCTTGTTCATCTTGCCCACGTCGTGGTACAGCGCGCCCACGTACGTCTGCAGAGAGTCCGCCCCGATGGCGTCGGCCGCGGCCTCGGCGATCGACGCCACGTTCATCGAGTGGTTGTATGTGCCCGGCGCCCGGCGTTGCAGCTCGCGCAGCAGCGGGTGCTTGGGGTCGCGCAGCTCGATGAGCTTCATGCCCGTGGTGATGTCGAACGCCTTCTCGACGCTCGGCAGGATGAACAACACCAGCCCGGCCATCGCCATGCCGCCGCTGGCGGCGAAGCCCATGTCCCACGAGAGTTCGAGCAGGCCCTTGCCCGAGAGCGGCCGCCCCAGCAGCCCGCCGCCGAGCGTCGCCGCCGCGAGCGCCAGGGCCGTGGCCAGCCCCGACCGCACGAAGGCGCGCCGATCGCGGATATCGCTGAGCTGCCACGCCGCCGTCGCCGCGCCGGCGAGCGGGATCATCACGAACCAGGAGGGCCGCCCGAGCGCCACCGTCACCAGCACCGCGTGCCCGGCGGCGATCGCGATGGCTACCCGCGCGTCGTACGCGATGGCCATCAGCATCGCCAGCAGCAGCGTGGGCGCGACGGCCAGCAGCATGACCAGCCGTGGCTCGACGGCCGACGGCCAGATCGCCAGCGCGAAGCACGCCACGAACAAGCCGGCGATGCCGAGCATCCGCTCGGGGTTGCGCGTCACGCGCGGGCAGTACCACGCCAGGTACATCGTCAGCCCCAGCACCACCAGGGCGCACACCGCGACCGAGCCCAGCAGCCGCGATCCGAGCGAGAACACGCCACGGGCCTGCGCCACCGCCTCGCGCTCGCTGCGCAACAGGCCGATCGTTTCCAACCCGACTGGTTCGCCGCGCCGAACGATCACCTGGCCCGCCTGCACCTCAACCCAAGACTCTTCGACATCGCCCACCACCTGCGCCTGCCGCGACGCGGTCTGCGCCTCGTCGAGGCGGTACGTGGGCTCGGTCTGGTTGACCACCCGCCCGACGATCAGCGACCGCAGCGCGGCATCGCCGAGCTGGGTCTGTTGCGCCAGTGCTTCGGCTGCCTCGAGCCGCTGCTCGGGGCTGCCCACGTTCACCAGGCTCGCGGCATTGGTGTGGATGGGCTGCGTCTCGGCCTCGCCGTCGCGCAGCCAGATGACGGCCGTCTCGCCGGCCTCGCTCCCGCCCAGCTGGGCCGATCGCTGCCGCTCGGTCTGCCACGTCGCCAGATCGACAAAAGGCCGCCGCGCGAGCGCTGCTCGTAGCCGCGTCATGGCTTCGGTCCAACGTGGCGCGACTTCTTCCTCGTTCACCAGCGTCCGGATGGCGGCGAGCTCGTCCTCGTCCAGGTCGAACCGCGCGCGCAGCTCGGGCGCGACCTGCTCGAGCGTGTCGGCATCGCGCAGCGTGAGCGGCAGCCCCGAGAGCCCATCGACCAGCCCACGCAGCTCGGGACGCATCACGAAGATGCGAGCCGCCCGATCACGGGCCAGCGTCCGTTTCTCGTCGGTCCGCGCCGGGTCGGGCATGCGGAAGGGCTCGCGGGCCACCACCGTCTCGTCGGCCAGCCGCCCCATCGCCAGCATGGGCTGCGAGCTGGCCCACCAGGTAATGACGCTCAGCACGAGCGCCGCCCCGGTGCCGATGACCACCGCGTAGCCCGTCTTGGGGTTGGTGATCAGCCGCTGGAACTTCTCCCAGGGCGTCGCACGCTCGCGTCGCAGGCTCACACGCCGGCCACTGCTCTTCGCTTTTTGCCAAGGCCAGCGCATCAAACGCCCCCCTCGGCCATCGCCGGAGCCTGCTCTTTGCGATCATCATCGCCGTAGGCATCGATGATCCGCTGCACCAGCGGGTGCCGCACCACGTCCTCACGTGTCAGGGCGGCAAAGGCCACCCCGCGCACCCGCCGCAGCCGCCGGGCCGCGTCGATGAGCCCGCTGCCGCCGGGGTCGGGGATGTCGATCTGCGTGGGGTCGCCCGTCACGATCATGCGAGATCCCTCGCCCATGCGCGTCAGGAACATCTGCATCTGTCCCACCGTGCTGTTTTGTGCCTCGTCCAAGAGGATGGCCGCCTGGTTCAGCGTGCGCCCGCGCATGAACGCCAGCGGCGCGATCTCGATCACGCCGCTTTCCATGAACCGCTCCATCGTGCCCACGTCCATCATGTCGTATAGCGCATCGAGCAGCGGTCGCAGGTACGGATGTACCTTGGCCTGCATGTCGCCGGGCAAGAAGCCCAGCCGCTCGCCCGCCTCCACCGCCGGCCGCACCAGCACCAGCTTGCGCACGCGATCGGTCCTCAACAAATGCACCGCAGCCGCCACGGCCAGGTACGTCTTGCCCGTGCCCGCCGGCCCCATGCCGAAGACGAGCTCGTTCGCCCGGATGGCTTCGAGGTAGTTTTCCTGCCCCGGCGTGCGTGCGCGGATCTGCCGCCCGCCGCTGTACACCGCGAGTGGGCCCTCCCACGCCTCGCCATCACGAGGCGGCACACGCATCGGCCCGCGCCCACCGGGGGCCAGCCCCGGCGTGGTCGACACGTCGGGATAGTCGCTCCCGTTGGGCGCCACCAGCCCGCCCGAGGCCGCCTCGGCCAGCATCTGCAACACGTCGGAGGTCGACGCCCGCCCGCCGCGACGCAGGATGGCGCGCAAGAACCGCTCGGCCGCCCGCACGCCCTCCTCTTGCCCGCTGATGCGCACGATGCCGCCCCTGGGCGTCACCGACACCCCGAGCCCCTCGCGCAGCAGGCGTACATTCCGGTCATGCACCCCGAGCACCCGAACCGGATCGGGGCCGATGGGAAATTCGATGGTCAGTTCCAAGCACCAGTCTCCAGACCGTGAACCAACGGGCACCACGGCCCCGGCCCATAGCGTCAGTGTCGTCTCTCGGGCAATCGTACCTGAGGCCAATCGGCCAAGCCCATGAAGAACCAAACAAAATCCTACATATTTTTCTTGGTTTCTATGGCCCTTCTCGCCGGCTGCGCTGTTGGGCCGGGCTACGAGATCGTGCCCACCCCAGGCCCAACGACTAAGGGCCCGGTTTCCGGAGACCGCGACGACATCTCCCGCGCCCTGGGCGTGGGTCTCGAAGCCGCCGAGGCCGCTCTGCTGACGGGCTCGTGGGACGGCGAAACCTACACGGCCTCGTTCATTGTCGTGGAAAACCGCGATGGCGTTGCAACCGCCACCCACCTTGGCGACGGCACATTCGCCCTGACCGCCTACGTCGACCCCGATGGTGACCAAGTGGCCCAGGAGCGACTGCTCAACGCCTGGGCCCGCCGACTGCGGCAACTCCACGGCGTTGCGTGGGCCCCGCGCTAAGCGTCGATTTTGTCGGATGTGGGAACGGCGCCAGCGAGTTCGACCGTCATCGTCGTCCCCCGCTGCCACACGCTCTTGACCTTGATGGTGCCCCCCAGCGTGCGCACGGCGTGCTTGACGATCGCCAGCCCCAGCCCGGTGCCCCGCGCGACCTTGCTGCCATCGCGCGACGTGTCGGCCTGGTAGAAGCGCTCGAAGATGCGTTGCTGCATGGCGAGCGGGATGCCCTGGCCTTGGTCGATCACCTCGAACACGCACGTGCGCGCCGCGTTCGGGTCGGCCCCGGGTTCCACGACACCGCGCACCAGCACCTCGTCGCCCTTATCGCTGAACTTGATCGCGTTCTCGATGAGATTCCGCAGGATGATGGTCACGAGATTGCGATCGGTCCGCAACGCTTCCAATTCTGGATCGATCTCGAATCGAAGCGTCACGGCCCCGCGCTCGCACATGGCCTCGAAGTTCTGGGCGAGCACGCGCACCAACTCGCTCGCCGGCACGAGCACCAGCTTCGCCGACCCTTCGAGCGCTTCCAGCCTCGACAGGTCGAGCAGGTCACGGATCAGGTCTTCCAGCCGGAACACGTTCTCGTCGAGCATCGAGAGCAGCCGCGTTCGCATCGCCTCATCCCGGCTGGCGGGCCCTTGCAGCGTTTCGACCGCACCCCGCAGCGCCGCGATGGGCGTCCGTAGCTCGTGCGAGGCGTTGGCCGCGAAGTCCGTTCGAATCTCGAGCGCCCGCGCCAGCTCGCTCACATCGCGCAGCACCAGCAGCACGCCCTTGCCATCGTCGTGCGCTCCACGCTCGACCGGCACGGGCACCGCCGAAACATCGGCGACCCGGTACCCGTTCTCGCCCGTGATCGTGATTCGACGCCGGCACCGCTCGCCGCGCGACGCCCGCGCGTGCAGCGAGAGCACCTCGGCGTTCGTAAACACCTCGTCGATGCGACGGCCGTGCACGTCTTCTCGAGCCATCTCCAACCATTGGCAGCCGGCTTCGTTCACCAGGATCACCGCCTGCCGCTCATCGCACACCAGCAGCGGCTCATCGACCGTCTGGAAGAACATCGAGAGCTCGCGATACACCGCCTCGAGCGATGCCAGCGACGCCCTGGCCTTGCCGGCGTCATCGCGAGCGATCCTGGCGCTGGCTGTCGTGGCGACCGCTCCACGCCACACCGCCAGTCCAGAGGCGATGATGAGCCCCGCCGCCACGATTGGCAGCGCATCGATCAAGATCAGCACCAGAGCACCAGCGCCCGCCAGGCCGGCAATCACAAACCAGCGTTGGCTCCGCTCACCCATTGCAGATCGTACGGCCAGGCCGCATCATGCCGGGGTCAATTCGTGGACCGCGCGATAGCCCACGCCCCGCACGGTCTTGATCTGCTGGCCCCATCGGCCCATCTTGCGTCGGATGCTGGTGATGTGCACGTCGATGGTCCGCTCGGTCACCGTCACACCCGGCCCCATCGCATGGCTCATCAGGTCGGCCCGCGAGAGCACCTTGCCATCGGCCTCGATTAACGCCGAGAGCAATCGAAACTCGGTGAGCGTGAACGGAATCGAATTGCCCTCGAGCGTGGCCTCATGCGTTTCCAGGTCGAGCGCGACTCCGCCCAAGCGCAGAACCTGCTCGCTGGAGCGTCCGCCCTGGTGCGATCGGCGGAACACCGCCTCGATCCGCGCCAGCAGCACCTTCATCGAGAACGGCTTGGTCACGTAGTCGTCGGCTCCGACCGCCAGGCCCACCACCTGGTCGACCTCGTCGCCCTTGGCCGTGAGCATGATGATGGGCACCCGGCCCAACGCCTTGTCGGCCCGGATCTGCTTGGCCACCTCGGTCCCGGGGAGTTCGGGCAGCATGAGATCCAGCAAGACCAGGTCGGGCCCATGGGCCCGCGCCATCGACAGGCCCTCCCGCCCGGTGTGGGCGGTAATTGTCCGATAACCATTGGTTCCCAGGTTATATTCGAGCAGATCCGACAGGTCCCGCTCGTCTTCGACGATCAGGATGACCTTCTCTTCGCCTGTTGTGCCGCTCGCGACCATGCCGCTGCCCTTTCGTTCAACCCGCCTGGCCCGTCCCTGGGGCCCATTGGTCGGCTGATTCTTGGGCATGGTCACACTCCTACAACGGCTGCTACACCCGACTTTAACATATCTTCGCATTCATGTGCAGATTCTGGTGTCCACAGATGCATCGGGCCGAAAAACGGACTGGACCAGTAGTTGGCAAGGGCTAAGTTGCTTGCTACACTCTCGGCTCTCGACCGGTAACGGATCGAGGCCAGGCGGGATCAAGGCCGTTCAAAGCGGCTTCCCGAGTGGTTCTTTCGGGCTCTGCTGGCTCTTTGGCGTGTCCGCCGGGGGTCCCGCAGGGCAACATACGCATTATCTCGGCATCTTGGGGATGCCGGGTTGGCTGACGAAAACGGCCCAGGATGGGCCACCGCCAGCCTTGTTTGGGGCTCATGGTCGAGCCCGATCGATCGATGGACTGGGTGGAACCCGATCATCGGTCTCAACGTGCGACCGGCCAATGCAACGTGCGGCCGGGCACGGTGACAGAGTCGGGCGGCCGAAACCGCCCTCAAGACCTCGAAGAAGGAGTCTCGTAGATGAGTCACAAGAAGGCCACAGTGCTGCTCGCGGGCCTCGCAATGGGCCTTGGTGGCACCGCGATTGCTCAGACGTCGAGCCTGGATGAAGCCCGCTCGTTCGCTGCGGAAACCCGCACCGATGCCTCGCGCGCCACGCTCGGCCAAGGTGCCACAACGGACCCCGAGATCTTCGGCCGTCTCCAGTTCGGGTACAACGTCACCCTCATCGATGATGGTGGCCCCGGCGCCGAGGATTACGCCAATGGCTTCCAGGGCAGCCGCACTCGCCTTGGTGCCAAGGGCGAGCTCGGCGAGTTCAGCTACAAGATCCAGGGTAACTTCGAAATTTCGGGTGGTACCTTCGTGCTGCTCGATGCCCACGTCAGCATGCCGGTCCCGGGCATGGAAGACGAGGCCAAGCTGACCTTTGGTCAGTTCAAGCTGCCCTTCCTGTACGAGCAGTCGGTTTCGTCCGGTAAGCAACTCGCTGTCGACCGGTCGTTCATCAACAGCTTCTTTAGCCAGGGCCGCAGCCAGGGCGTCATGTTCACCTACGCCGGCAACGAGGACGACGACTACCGCGTCCAGGCCGCGTTCTCCGATGGCTTCGGTACCGCGAACACGCAATTCGACAGCCCCATGGAAGCCGACTTCTCCATCGGCGGCCGCTTCGACTACAAGTTCGAGGGTGCCTGGAGCGACTTCGACGATTTCACCGCGACCCAGGGCCAGGAGCAGGCCCTCCGCGTCGGTGGTGCGATCTTCTACCAGATGGGCGACGGCACTTACGCCGTTGGTGGTGCCACCACCGAGCTCGACCTCCTGAGCATCACCGCCGATGCCCAGTGGGAGCAGGACGGCGTCAGCGTCTTCGGTGCGTTCACCTTCCAGGATGCCGACTTCGGCATGGCCGGTGATTCCACCGATCTGGGCTTCATCGCCCAGGCCGGGTACCGCTTCGACGAGAACAACGAGGTCTTCGGCCGGTTCGACTACCTGCTGGCCGATACCACGGGCGTCGAGGACTTCGCCTCGCTGACCTTCGGTTACAACCACTACGTCTATGGCGACCAGAGCGCTAAGTTCACCGCCGACGTGTTCTTCATCTTCGAGACCGTCGCCGACACCTACTTCACCGGTGGCCAGCCCTCGCGTGGCCTCCTGCCCGACAACGGCGATCCGCAAGCCGGCGTCCGCACCCAGTTCATCCTCTCGTTCTAATCCGAGCGGCACTGGTCTGATTTGATATCAGAACGGGCGACCCGGTGTGGGTCGCCCGTTTTTTTGTGCGCTCTTTCCTCACCCTTCCGCCGGTCCCATCGGGGGAAGGGCGTGCACTACATCCGTTCGAGCGTCGGCAACCCCAGCACGCCCATCCCGTCCTCGAGCACTCTGGCCGTCAGTTCGCACAGCCGCAGCCGGCTATCACGAGTGGCGTCGTCCTCGGCCTTGAGCACCGGGCACGCCTGGTAGAAGCCGCTGAACCTGTTGGCGATCTCGAGCAGGTGCTGGCACAACCGGTGCGGCTCCAGGTGCTCGCCCACCGCGCGGACGACCGACGGGTATCGCAGTAAGGCCATCGCGAGTTGCTTTTCGCCGTCGTGCTCGACACAAATCGCGGCGTCTTTCCAGCCATCGCCAACACCGCGCTCCTGCGCGTTGCGGAAGATGCTCTTGATGCGTACGAGGGCGTTCAAAAGGTACGGCCCGGTGTCACCCTCGAACGCAAGGATGCGATCGAAGTCGAACACATAGTCACGGACACGGTCATTCGACAGGTCGGCAAACTTGAGCGCCGTCATCGCAACAGTTTCCGCGGTTGCTTCGCGTTCGGTCGTGGTGACGTGCTCGCTTCGCTCGGCTGCCGAAAGGGCGCGATCGTGCGCCTCGTCCAACAAGTCCTGCAGCTTCACGCTCTCGCCCGACCGCGTCTTGAAGGGTCGCCCATCGGTGCCCAGGATCGTGCCGAACGCCGCGTGCTCCAGGCTCGCCTCAACACCCTCGGGTGTCGTCGCAAACCCGGCCTTGCGCGCCGCTGCGAACACCTGGCGGAAGTGCATCGCCTGCCGCACGTCGACGCAATAGATCACGCGGCTCGCGCCGATGTCCTGCACGCGCCGGCGGATTGCAGCCACATCGGTCGTGGCGTACAGAAATCCGCCGTCGCCCTTGCGCATCAGGGCGGGCGGATCCTTGCCCTCGCCACGCACGACGAGCGCCCCGCCGTCTTCCTCGGCCACGCCTCGCTTGATGAGGTCGTCGACCATCGGCGCAAGCTCGTCGCGGTAGCTCGACTCGCCCGCGCTATCGCCGATCTCGATGCGCGTGTGCAGCCGGCGGCACGCGTCCATGCACGCGCCCATCGTGATGTCGCTGATGCGCTGCCACAACGAGACCGCCCAGGCCTCGCCACCCTGCAACGCGATGAGCGTCGCCTTGGCCTGGGCCATCGCCTCGTCCGCGTCGGCCACCTCGGCCTCGAGCTCGGCGACCACCTTCGGCCCAAGGTCCCACTTCTCTGCCAAACGCAGCCCCGTGCGCCCTGCGCCGGTGCGCGCCTTCATGGCCTTGTAGATGCCATCGAGGTCGTCGAGTGTGATCGCATCCAGGTCAACACGCCCCGCGTCGCTCTCACGATGCAGAAAATCAACGACCATCGCGATGGGCAGGCCCCAGTCGCCCACGTGGTTCTGCCTGACCACCGTGTGGCCCAGCCGCTCGAGCGTGCGCGCCACCGCGTCGCCGATCACGATCGCCCGGATGTGCCCCACGTGCATCTGCTTGGCCAGGTTCACGCCGCACAGGTCGACGACAACCTTCTGCGGCGAGCCCACGGGCGGCAGGCCCAGGTCATTTCCGGCCAGCTCGCCCAGCAACCCCGCGAGCGACTCGCCCCGCAGCGTGACGTTGATGAACCCCGGCCCGGCGATCGACGACGCGTCCACCGGCTCGGCGATGTCGCTCAGGTCCACCGCTTCGACGATGGCCCCCGCCACCTCGCGTGGGTTCTTGCCGACCATCTTGCCCAGCGCCATCGCTGCGTTGCACTGGAAGTCGCCCAGCGCCGCCTTCTTGCTGGGGGCGATCAGCGGGTCGGCCCTGCCCGCCACTTCCGGGAAGGCGCGC
It contains:
- a CDS encoding PhoH family protein; protein product: MELTIEFPIGPDPVRVLGVHDRNVRLLREGLGVSVTPRGGIVRISGQEEGVRAAERFLRAILRRGGRASTSDVLQMLAEAASGGLVAPNGSDYPDVSTTPGLAPGGRGPMRVPPRDGEAWEGPLAVYSGGRQIRARTPGQENYLEAIRANELVFGMGPAGTGKTYLAVAAAVHLLRTDRVRKLVLVRPAVEAGERLGFLPGDMQAKVHPYLRPLLDALYDMMDVGTMERFMESGVIEIAPLAFMRGRTLNQAAILLDEAQNSTVGQMQMFLTRMGEGSRMIVTGDPTQIDIPDPGGSGLIDAARRLRRVRGVAFAALTREDVVRHPLVQRIIDAYGDDDRKEQAPAMAEGGV
- the argS gene encoding arginine--tRNA ligase, which translates into the protein MNETQSPTNTQLDPVAILDERFKAAIARAFPEVAGRADPLIAPSKKAALGDFQCNAAMALGKMVGKNPREVAGAIVEAVDLSDIAEPVDASSIAGPGFINVTLRGESLAGLLGELAGNDLGLPPVGSPQKVVVDLCGVNLAKQMHVGHIRAIVIGDAVARTLERLGHTVVRQNHVGDWGLPIAMVVDFLHRESDAGRVDLDAITLDDLDGIYKAMKARTGAGRTGLRLAEKWDLGPKVVAELEAEVADADEAMAQAKATLIALQGGEAWAVSLWQRISDITMGACMDACRRLHTRIEIGDSAGESSYRDELAPMVDDLIKRGVAEEDGGALVVRGEGKDPPALMRKGDGGFLYATTDVAAIRRRVQDIGASRVIYCVDVRQAMHFRQVFAAARKAGFATTPEGVEASLEHAAFGTILGTDGRPFKTRSGESVKLQDLLDEAHDRALSAAERSEHVTTTEREATAETVAMTALKFADLSNDRVRDYVFDFDRILAFEGDTGPYLLNALVRIKSIFRNAQERGVGDGWKDAAICVEHDGEKQLAMALLRYPSVVRAVGEHLEPHRLCQHLLEIANRFSGFYQACPVLKAEDDATRDSRLRLCELTARVLEDGMGVLGLPTLERM
- a CDS encoding OprO/OprP family phosphate-selective porin, which codes for MSHKKATVLLAGLAMGLGGTAIAQTSSLDEARSFAAETRTDASRATLGQGATTDPEIFGRLQFGYNVTLIDDGGPGAEDYANGFQGSRTRLGAKGELGEFSYKIQGNFEISGGTFVLLDAHVSMPVPGMEDEAKLTFGQFKLPFLYEQSVSSGKQLAVDRSFINSFFSQGRSQGVMFTYAGNEDDDYRVQAAFSDGFGTANTQFDSPMEADFSIGGRFDYKFEGAWSDFDDFTATQGQEQALRVGGAIFYQMGDGTYAVGGATTELDLLSITADAQWEQDGVSVFGAFTFQDADFGMAGDSTDLGFIAQAGYRFDENNEVFGRFDYLLADTTGVEDFASLTFGYNHYVYGDQSAKFTADVFFIFETVADTYFTGGQPSRGLLPDNGDPQAGVRTQFILSF
- a CDS encoding PAS domain-containing sensor histidine kinase, which gives rise to MGERSQRWFVIAGLAGAGALVLILIDALPIVAAGLIIASGLAVWRGAVATTASARIARDDAGKARASLASLEAVYRELSMFFQTVDEPLLVCDERQAVILVNEAGCQWLEMAREDVHGRRIDEVFTNAEVLSLHARASRGERCRRRITITGENGYRVADVSAVPVPVERGAHDDGKGVLLVLRDVSELARALEIRTDFAANASHELRTPIAALRGAVETLQGPASRDEAMRTRLLSMLDENVFRLEDLIRDLLDLSRLEALEGSAKLVLVPASELVRVLAQNFEAMCERGAVTLRFEIDPELEALRTDRNLVTIILRNLIENAIKFSDKGDEVLVRGVVEPGADPNAARTCVFEVIDQGQGIPLAMQQRIFERFYQADTSRDGSKVARGTGLGLAIVKHAVRTLGGTIKVKSVWQRGTTMTVELAGAVPTSDKIDA
- a CDS encoding response regulator transcription factor, encoding MPKNQPTNGPQGRARRVERKGSGMVASGTTGEEKVILIVEDERDLSDLLEYNLGTNGYRTITAHTGREGLSMARAHGPDLVLLDLMLPELPGTEVAKQIRADKALGRVPIIMLTAKGDEVDQVVGLAVGADDYVTKPFSMKVLLARIEAVFRRSHQGGRSSEQVLRLGGVALDLETHEATLEGNSIPFTLTEFRLLSALIEADGKVLSRADLMSHAMGPGVTVTERTIDVHITSIRRKMGRWGQQIKTVRGVGYRAVHELTPA
- a CDS encoding HDIG domain-containing protein, which codes for MRWPWQKAKSSGRRVSLRRERATPWEKFQRLITNPKTGYAVVIGTGAALVLSVITWWASSQPMLAMGRLADETVVAREPFRMPDPARTDEKRTLARDRAARIFVMRPELRGLVDGLSGLPLTLRDADTLEQVAPELRARFDLDEDELAAIRTLVNEEEVAPRWTEAMTRLRAALARRPFVDLATWQTERQRSAQLGGSEAGETAVIWLRDGEAETQPIHTNAASLVNVGSPEQRLEAAEALAQQTQLGDAALRSLIVGRVVNQTEPTYRLDEAQTASRQAQVVGDVEESWVEVQAGQVIVRRGEPVGLETIGLLRSEREAVAQARGVFSLGSRLLGSVAVCALVVLGLTMYLAWYCPRVTRNPERMLGIAGLFVACFALAIWPSAVEPRLVMLLAVAPTLLLAMLMAIAYDARVAIAIAAGHAVLVTVALGRPSWFVMIPLAGAATAAWQLSDIRDRRAFVRSGLATALALAAATLGGGLLGRPLSGKGLLELSWDMGFAASGGMAMAGLVLFILPSVEKAFDITTGMKLIELRDPKHPLLRELQRRAPGTYNHSMNVASIAEAAADAIGADSLQTYVGALYHDVGKMNKPEYFVENQAGGPNKHDKLSPAMSLLVIVGHVKDGLELAREFGLPRSLHHYIEAHHGTTLVEYFYHRAKQKAADEAEAARESRAVSKGASSEAGEVSKRETKEGDLANEPREIEYRYPGPNPRTKECAILMLADAVESATRTMADPTPSRIDQLVRRLAQKRLTDGQFDDCDLTLKELDAVGDSISKTVASIYHGRIAYPGGGEKRA